The Buttiauxella selenatireducens genome has a window encoding:
- the urtA gene encoding urea ABC transporter substrate-binding protein produces the protein MQRRTFIKVFALSASVISMGLAFNAQAADTIKVGIMHSLSGTMAISETPLKDVALMTIADINAKGGVLGKQLEPVVVDPASNWPLFAEKARQLLSQDKAAVVFGCWTSVSRKSVLPVFEELNGLLFYPVQYEGEEMSPNVFYTGAAPNQQAIPAVEYLMSEDGGAAKRYFLLGTDYVYPRTTNKILRAFLHSKGVQDKDIEEVYTPFGYSDYQTIVSNIKKFSAGGKTAVISTINGDSNVPFYKELANQGLKATDVPVVAFSVGEEELRGIDTKPLVGNLAAWNYFESVENPTNKAFVAQWKAYAKAHKLPNADTVVTNDPMEATYVGIHMWAQAVEKAGTTDVDKVRAAMAGQTFKAPSGFTLTMDATNHHLHKPVMIGEIEGNGQFNVVWQTDAPVRAQPWSPFITGNDKKSQEPVKMASN, from the coding sequence ATGCAACGTCGTACTTTCATTAAAGTTTTTGCGCTGTCCGCGTCTGTAATCAGCATGGGTTTGGCTTTCAACGCGCAGGCCGCCGACACGATTAAAGTGGGCATCATGCACTCGCTGTCCGGCACCATGGCTATCTCTGAAACGCCGCTCAAAGATGTGGCGCTGATGACCATCGCTGACATTAACGCCAAAGGCGGTGTATTGGGGAAACAGCTTGAACCGGTGGTGGTTGACCCAGCCTCTAACTGGCCGCTGTTCGCTGAAAAAGCACGCCAGTTATTAAGCCAGGATAAAGCGGCGGTGGTGTTCGGCTGTTGGACTTCGGTATCGCGCAAATCGGTGTTGCCGGTATTTGAAGAACTGAACGGGCTGTTGTTCTATCCGGTGCAATACGAAGGTGAAGAGATGTCGCCAAACGTGTTCTATACCGGGGCAGCGCCTAATCAGCAGGCGATCCCGGCGGTGGAATACCTGATGAGCGAAGACGGCGGGGCGGCGAAACGCTACTTCCTGCTGGGCACAGATTACGTTTATCCGCGCACCACCAACAAAATCCTGCGGGCGTTCCTGCATTCCAAAGGGGTGCAGGATAAAGATATCGAAGAAGTTTATACCCCGTTTGGTTACAGCGATTACCAGACCATCGTTTCCAATATCAAGAAGTTCTCCGCAGGCGGTAAAACAGCGGTGATCTCAACCATCAATGGCGATTCCAACGTGCCTTTCTACAAGGAGCTGGCAAACCAGGGCCTGAAAGCGACCGATGTGCCGGTGGTGGCGTTCTCGGTGGGTGAAGAAGAGTTACGCGGCATCGACACCAAACCGTTAGTCGGCAACCTGGCGGCGTGGAACTACTTCGAGTCGGTCGAAAACCCAACCAACAAAGCGTTTGTCGCGCAGTGGAAGGCGTATGCCAAAGCGCACAAGCTGCCGAATGCGGACACAGTGGTGACTAATGACCCGATGGAAGCGACGTATGTCGGGATTCATATGTGGGCGCAAGCGGTGGAAAAAGCCGGAACCACGGACGTCGACAAAGTCCGCGCGGCGATGGCAGGGCAAACCTTCAAAGCTCCGTCTGGCTTTACGTTGACCATGGATGCCACCAACCACCATCTGCATAAACCGGTGATGATTGGCGAAATCGAAGGTAACGGTCAGTTCAACGTGGTGTGGCAGACCGATGCACCGGTCCGCGCGCAGCCATGGAGCCCGTTTATCACTGGTAACGACAAGAAGTCGCAAGAGCCGGTGAAAATGGCGAGTAATTAA